In the Pseudomonadota bacterium genome, one interval contains:
- a CDS encoding LLM class flavin-dependent oxidoreductase, with protein sequence MFGSLSEVPDRVREAEAHGYDGVVTAEIGSDPFFPLLLAAEHSERVELMTSIAVAFARNPMLLANIGNDLQAYSQGRFILGLGSQIRPHVTKRFSMPWSHPAARMREFILAMRAIWACWYQGEKLDFRGEFYTHTL encoded by the coding sequence TTGTTCGGCTCGCTGTCCGAGGTGCCGGACCGGGTCCGGGAAGCCGAGGCCCATGGGTACGACGGCGTGGTCACGGCGGAGATCGGGAGCGATCCCTTCTTTCCGCTGCTCCTGGCCGCGGAGCACAGCGAGCGGGTGGAGCTGATGACCTCCATCGCGGTGGCCTTCGCGCGCAACCCGATGCTGCTGGCCAACATCGGGAACGACCTCCAGGCGTACTCCCAGGGGCGCTTCATCCTGGGCCTGGGCTCCCAGATCCGGCCCCACGTCACCAAGCGCTTCAGCATGCCCTGGTCGCACCCGGCGGCGCGCATGCGGGAGTTCATCCTGGCCATGCGGGCCATCTGGGCCTGCTGGTATCAGGGGGAGAAGCTCGACTTCCGCGGCGAGTTCTACACCCACACGCT